CTAAAAACTGCTTTTTGGCTCTGCTAATTTTTAATTAAGGCAAAATTTGAGCGAATACCTATATGCCCCCGTTATAAAAGAAGGCGCGATCTTTTTAGCTGATGCGCATGAAAATGTAAATAGAGATGGCTTTTTGAAATTCTTGCGCGCCGTTGATAGCGGAGAGATCAAGGAGCCACCGCAGATTTTCTTGCTTGGCGATATATTTGATTTTTTAACGGGCGATGGCGAATATACAAGAGGATTTTACGCTGAGCACTTAAGGCTTATAAACAAAATTTCACAAAAGGTGGAAATTTTTTACTTCGAGGGCAACCACGATTTTAGACTTTCAAATTTATTTAATAAAACTAGAGATTTTTGGGACAAAGGCGAGAGGCTAAGCTTTGAGGGGGTAAAGGTCTATGACATTAGCACTCAGCCAGTGAAATTTAGAACGATAAGCGGCGAGCACGTCCAGATCGCGCATGGAGATATATTTTTGCCTTTTATAGATAAGTATGCGCTTAGGTTTTTAAGGCTTAGATGGTTTTTGAAATTTATGAACGCGCTTGATAAAATTTTGGATTTTAAAATTTCAAAAGCGATACTAGCCAAACTTACTAATAAAAATCTGCACTATAAAATTTCAAACTTCAAGGAGCTAATGAGCAAGCATTTGCAGGGCTTTGACGCAAGTATAGTGATAGAGGGACACTATCATCAAGGTGAGCTATTTGATATTTACGATAGATTTTATATAAATTTACCTTGTTTTGCATGCGAGCAAAGTTATTTTGTTGTAGAATACGCCCAGCAAAAGTTGAATTTGCTCAAAATGAGTTTGAAAGGACATTGATGTTTGGAGACAACGTATTAAAAACGGGCTCAAACGAGATGGAACTTGTTGATTTTCGTATCTTTAAAAAGGCCGAAAACAAAGTATATGAAGGAATATACGGAGTCAATGTCGCAAAGGTGCGGGAGATCATTAAGATGCCAAATCTTACCGAGCTTCCTGGCGTTCCTGAGTATATCGAGGGAATTTTTGATTTAAGAGGTGTGGTTATCCCTGTTATAAATTTGGCAAGATGGATGAATATCGTCGAGCCAACTGAGGGTGTAGTCATAAAGCCACGTGTTATTATCGCTGAATTTAGCGGTATATTGATCGGTTTTATCGTCCATGAGGCCAAGAGGATCAGACGTATAAACTGGAAAGACATAGAGCCTGCAAATTTTGCTGCTGGAGCCGGCACTCTAGATAAAGGCAAGATCACAGGTGTAACAAGAATAGAAAATGACGAAGTACTTCTTATCCTTGATCTTGAAAGCATCGTTGAAGAGCTAGGAATTTACTCACCAAAGATCGAATTTGACGTAACAGACGATCAAAAGATCAAAGGTGCTGCTTTGGTTCTAGATGATAGCTCAACTGCTAGAAAGCTAGTAAAAGACGCACTTGAGAAGATGGGCCTTAGCGTAGTTGAAGCTAAAAACGGCGTTGAGGGCTTAGAGAGGATGGAGGAGCTTTATCAAAGATATGGAGATAACTTAACAAAAGAGCTTAGAGTTATCTTAAGTGATATCGAAATGCCACAAATGGATGGATACCGCTTTGCTTCAACTATTAAAAATGATGAGAGATTTAAAGATGTTCCAGTTGTGTTTAACTCTTCATTAAGCAACGAATTTAGTGAGGTTAAGAGTAAAGAAGCCGGTGGTGCTGCGTATCTTACAAAATTTGATGCTGGTGTATTTTATCAAGAGGTGCTAAAAGTAATTGAAGCACATTCTAAATCTGCGAAGTGAGGTGAAGTATGGATGATATGAAAGAAATAATGGAAGACTTTTTAATAGAGGCTTTCGAACTTATTGAGCAGATAGACCATGACCTTGTTGAACTAGAGGCAAACCCTGAAGATTTGGAGCTTTTAAATAGAATTTTCCGTGTTGCTCACACAGTAAAAGGTAGCTCAAGCTTTTTAAATTTTGACGTTTTAACAGAGCTTACTCACCATATGGAGGATGTTTTAAACAAAGCTAGAAAAGGCGAGCTAAAGATCACTCCAGACATCATGGACGTTGTTCTTGAGTCAGTTGATATGATGAAAGGACTACTTGAGAGCATTAGAGATAACGGTAGTGACGCAGCCGCTGGCATTGATATTAAAAATATCTGCGCTAGTCTGACACAAATTTCTGAAGGTGAAGCCCCAAGCGCAGCCCCAGAAGTTCCAGCAGCAGCACCAGCTCCTGAGCCAGTAAAAGAGCCAGAACCTGTCGCGCCAGCTGAAGAAGC
Above is a window of Campylobacter concisus DNA encoding:
- a CDS encoding UDP-2,3-diacylglucosamine diphosphatase; this translates as MSEYLYAPVIKEGAIFLADAHENVNRDGFLKFLRAVDSGEIKEPPQIFLLGDIFDFLTGDGEYTRGFYAEHLRLINKISQKVEIFYFEGNHDFRLSNLFNKTRDFWDKGERLSFEGVKVYDISTQPVKFRTISGEHVQIAHGDIFLPFIDKYALRFLRLRWFLKFMNALDKILDFKISKAILAKLTNKNLHYKISNFKELMSKHLQGFDASIVIEGHYHQGELFDIYDRFYINLPCFACEQSYFVVEYAQQKLNLLKMSLKGH
- a CDS encoding chemotaxis protein; protein product: MFGDNVLKTGSNEMELVDFRIFKKAENKVYEGIYGVNVAKVREIIKMPNLTELPGVPEYIEGIFDLRGVVIPVINLARWMNIVEPTEGVVIKPRVIIAEFSGILIGFIVHEAKRIRRINWKDIEPANFAAGAGTLDKGKITGVTRIENDEVLLILDLESIVEELGIYSPKIEFDVTDDQKIKGAALVLDDSSTARKLVKDALEKMGLSVVEAKNGVEGLERMEELYQRYGDNLTKELRVILSDIEMPQMDGYRFASTIKNDERFKDVPVVFNSSLSNEFSEVKSKEAGGAAYLTKFDAGVFYQEVLKVIEAHSKSAK